The Trichoplusia ni isolate ovarian cell line Hi5 chromosome 25, tn1, whole genome shotgun sequence genome includes a region encoding these proteins:
- the LOC113505308 gene encoding glutathione S-transferase D7-like: MTIKIYSHPTSPAGRAVFMLTEILNLKYEFIEVSVMAGDTRKPEYLEKNPNHTIPMIEDDGYILIDSHAILTYLVEKYGAKQAQLYPKDLQLRSTVLQRLFFEASTISAAFLSIFLEIAMNNGPGPNAAQLEKSNDVYNILDKYLSKSKFVAADHLTIADLACISTISTMANVSPIDAKYEKLTAWYKSLSNEEWFKKGNLPGLTAISQYLKSVMEKNSKA, encoded by the coding sequence ATGACCATCAAAATCTACAGCCACCCTACCAGTCCAGCTGGCAGAGCAGTCTTTATGCTGACAGAAATTCTCAACctgaaatatgaatttatagAAGTGAGCGTCATGGCTGGAGACACCAGGAAACCGGAGTACTTGGAGAAGAACCCGAACCACACCATCCCCATGATAGAAGACGATGGTTACATCCTCATCGACAGTCACGCAATTTTGACATACCTCGTCGAAAAATACGGCGCTAAACAAGCTCAGCTGTATCCTAAAGACCTACAGTTAAGGAGTACAGTGCTTCAGCGGCTGTTCTTCGAGGCGTCAACCATAAGTGCTGCATTTTTATCAATCTTTTTAGAAATTGCAATGAATAATGGACCAGGACCTAATGCAGCGCAACTGGAAAAATCGAACGACGTATACAATATCTTGGACAAGTATTTGTCTAAGTCGAAGTTTGTGGCGGCTGACCATCTGACAATAGCTGACCTCGCCTGCATCTCGACCATTTCTACAATGGCTAACGTTTCACCCATCGACGCTAAATATGAGAAGCTCACTGCTTGGTACAAATCTCTAAGCAATGAAGAGTGGTTCAAGAAGGGTAACCTACCAGGACTGACGGCGATTTCACAATACTTGAAGTCGGTTATGGAGAAGAACAGCAAGgcgtaa
- the LOC113505306 gene encoding glutathione S-transferase 1-like, with product MSITLHKSDGSPPARAAMMITELLKLKHERVDVNVMGGDHLKPEYLQKNPNHSVPMLDDNGFIVADSHVILTYLVEKYGQNQAQLYPKDIALRATVDQRLFFEASNVFGAIRALISLIMQQQPTEPSPEVIQKVNEAYKTLEAYLSKTKYVACDHLTVADISLASSISSLNGVIPIDAKYGKLRAWLSSLENEEWYKKGNAPGLAMFTGFINSVFEKNAGKA from the coding sequence ATGTCGATCACACTACACAAAAGCGACGGCAGCCCGCCAGCCCGAGCAGCTATGATGATAACTGAACTGCTGAAGTTGAAGCATGAACGAGTGGACGTGAACGTCATGGGTGGAGATCACCTGAAGCCGGAGTACCTGCAGAAGAATCCTAATCACTCAGTACCTATGTTAGATGACAACGGGTTCATTGTTGCAGACAGTCACGTAATTTTGACCTACCTGGTTGAAAAATATGGTCAAAACCAAGCTCAACTTTACCCAAAAGACATCGCCTTAAGAGCAACAGTGGATCAGAGGCTCTTTTTTGAAGCGTCGAATGTGTTTGGTGCTATTAGGGCCCTGATATCACTAATCATGCAACAACAGCCAACTGAACCTTCGCCAGAGGTCATTCAAAAAGTAAATGAGGCTTACAAGACTTTAGAAGCATATTTGTCGAAGACCAAGTATGTCGCGTGTGACCACTTGACAGTAGCTGACATCTCTTTGGCGTCGAGTATCTCCTCACTCAATGGGGTGATCCCTATTGACGCCAAGTATGGGAAGCTGAGGGCATGGTTGAGCTCCCTGGAGAATGAAGAGTGGTACAAGAAAGGTAACGCACCAGGACTCGCCATGTTCACAGGATTCATAAACTCTGTATTTGAGAAAAACGCAGGTAAAGCATAG